In Sphingobium sp. B2D3C, a genomic segment contains:
- a CDS encoding alpha-N-arabinofuranosidase: MSIPAFTAATTPAAAQARAGDPVEVRIDATKPGATISRDIFGQFAEHLGTGIYGGVWVGKDSKIPNVRGIRTDVVNALRAIRTPLVRWPGGCFADEYHWRDGVGPAKNRRSSINSNWGGSVETSAFGTDEFMDFVGQVGAEVYLNVNVGSGTVKEAADWVAYMTADPTTSAGKERADNGHREPYEIKYLGLGNESWSCGGAMRPEFYADQMKLYARFVRNYDPEQGEGKPDAMLRVAVGPGDDNTAYTEEVMKAWKQHDWAWSIESLSLHRYTTGGWPPSYPSDAFDEGAYARLVKETLGMDGFIKANAAVMDKYDPEKKVSLAVDEWGVWLKPLPGTNPGFLQQQNSLRDAIIAALNINIFARHADRVKLTNIAQMINVLQAMILTDEEKMVLTPTYHVFKMYVPFQDATFIPVSFQAGTYQHGDITLPRIDAVAVKDKQGKYWLALTNVDTQRAAPVTVNVAGLNVRSARGDVLTAPKVDSINSFAAPNTVSPKPIAGSVRGGKLTIDMPAKSVAVIALEP; this comes from the coding sequence ATGAGCATCCCGGCTTTCACCGCCGCGACCACGCCCGCCGCCGCGCAGGCTCGCGCCGGCGATCCGGTCGAGGTGCGGATCGACGCCACCAAGCCGGGCGCGACGATCAGCCGCGACATCTTCGGCCAGTTCGCCGAGCATCTTGGCACCGGCATCTATGGCGGCGTGTGGGTCGGCAAGGACAGCAAGATTCCCAATGTCCGCGGCATCCGCACCGATGTCGTCAACGCCCTGCGCGCCATTCGTACCCCGCTGGTGCGCTGGCCGGGCGGCTGCTTTGCGGACGAATATCATTGGCGCGACGGCGTAGGCCCGGCCAAGAACCGCCGCAGCTCGATCAATTCCAACTGGGGCGGCTCGGTCGAGACCAGCGCATTCGGCACCGACGAGTTCATGGATTTCGTCGGCCAGGTGGGCGCTGAGGTCTATCTCAACGTCAATGTCGGCTCCGGAACGGTGAAGGAAGCGGCAGATTGGGTCGCCTATATGACCGCCGATCCCACCACATCGGCCGGCAAGGAGCGTGCCGACAATGGCCATCGCGAGCCTTACGAGATCAAATATCTCGGCCTCGGCAATGAGAGCTGGAGTTGCGGCGGGGCGATGCGGCCGGAATTCTATGCCGACCAGATGAAGCTCTATGCGCGCTTCGTGCGCAACTATGACCCTGAGCAGGGCGAGGGAAAACCCGATGCCATGCTGCGCGTCGCCGTCGGGCCGGGCGATGACAATACCGCCTACACCGAAGAGGTGATGAAGGCTTGGAAGCAGCACGACTGGGCGTGGTCGATCGAGAGCCTTTCGCTCCACCGCTACACGACCGGCGGCTGGCCGCCCTCCTACCCCAGCGACGCCTTCGATGAGGGCGCCTATGCCCGGCTGGTCAAGGAAACGCTTGGGATGGACGGCTTTATCAAGGCCAATGCGGCGGTGATGGACAAATATGATCCCGAGAAGAAGGTCTCGCTCGCCGTCGATGAATGGGGCGTGTGGCTCAAGCCTCTGCCCGGCACCAATCCCGGCTTCCTTCAGCAGCAGAACTCGCTGCGCGACGCCATCATCGCGGCGCTCAACATCAACATCTTCGCGCGCCATGCGGACCGGGTGAAGCTGACCAACATCGCACAGATGATCAACGTGCTGCAGGCGATGATCCTCACCGACGAAGAGAAGATGGTGCTCACGCCCACCTATCACGTCTTCAAAATGTATGTGCCGTTCCAGGATGCGACCTTCATTCCGGTCAGTTTCCAGGCCGGAACGTACCAGCATGGAGACATCACCCTGCCTCGCATCGATGCCGTTGCCGTGAAGGACAAGCAGGGCAAATACTGGCTGGCACTGACCAATGTCGACACCCAGCGCGCCGCGCCGGTGACGGTCAACGTCGCGGGGCTGAACGTGCGCTCGGCGCGTGGCGATGTGCTGACCGCGCCAAAGGTGGACAGCATCAACAGCTTCGCCGCCCCCAATACCGTCAGCCCCAAGCCGATTGCGGGCAGCGTGCGCGGTGGCAAGCTGACGATCGACATGCCAGCCAAGTCCGTCGCGGTGATCGCGCTGGAACCCTGA
- a CDS encoding cupin-like domain-containing protein: protein MAAVIAELDREALTGAEAFRRLLVEPCRPAVIRGLCADWPVVRAAARADGALADYLDRFATDRPGEIFVGAPDIAGRYFYDDGLEGFNFERREVPLREGLRQILTRAETSGDGTVYMGSLPTSSYVPGFEADNALPFMPQGVVPRIWLGNASHVSCHYDTFENLACVVAGRRCFTLYPPDAIGDLYVGPIDRTLSGPPVSLAASAPEGDPRYPRMAQARARAVTVELLPGDALYLPKLWWHQVEATAPFNMLVNYWWDAFSAGPDAPMTAMMLAMIAIAERPAAEREAWRAYFDHYVFQRDGHPLAHLPEAQRGLLGPLRQGNYARIRALVMQQLRGG from the coding sequence ATGGCGGCCGTCATTGCCGAACTGGACCGGGAGGCACTTACCGGCGCGGAGGCGTTTCGGCGCCTGCTGGTCGAACCCTGCCGGCCTGCGGTCATTCGCGGCCTGTGTGCCGATTGGCCCGTCGTCCGTGCGGCGGCGCGGGCGGACGGTGCGCTCGCGGACTATCTGGACCGCTTCGCCACCGACCGGCCGGGAGAAATCTTCGTCGGCGCGCCGGACATTGCCGGGCGCTATTTTTACGACGATGGCCTGGAGGGCTTCAATTTCGAGCGGCGCGAGGTGCCTCTGCGCGAGGGCTTGCGGCAGATCCTGACCCGCGCCGAGACCTCCGGCGATGGCACGGTGTATATGGGCTCGCTGCCGACCAGCAGCTATGTGCCGGGCTTTGAGGCGGACAATGCCCTGCCATTCATGCCGCAGGGCGTGGTGCCGCGCATCTGGCTGGGCAACGCATCCCATGTGAGCTGCCATTACGACACGTTCGAGAATCTCGCTTGCGTGGTGGCGGGCCGGCGGTGCTTCACGCTGTATCCGCCCGATGCGATTGGCGACCTGTATGTGGGGCCGATCGACCGCACCTTGTCCGGTCCGCCCGTCAGTCTCGCGGCTTCGGCGCCGGAGGGCGATCCCCGTTACCCCCGCATGGCGCAGGCCCGCGCGCGGGCCGTTACGGTCGAGCTTCTGCCGGGCGACGCGCTCTACCTCCCCAAATTATGGTGGCATCAGGTGGAGGCGACCGCACCCTTTAACATGCTCGTCAATTACTGGTGGGACGCCTTCTCCGCCGGCCCGGATGCGCCCATGACGGCGATGATGCTGGCAATGATCGCCATCGCGGAGCGTCCGGCGGCTGAGCGGGAAGCATGGCGCGCATATTTCGATCATTATGTTTTTCAGCGCGACGGGCATCCGCTTGCCCATCTGCCGGAGGCGCAGCGCGGGTTGTTGGGGCCGCTGCGGCAGGGGAATTACGCGCGCATCCGGGCGCTCGTCATGCAGCAACTGCGCGGTGGCTGA
- a CDS encoding SapC family protein has protein sequence MDAALEILDSQAHRHLRLGAISPETRNFVPVLPSEFAAAAAVCPILFAKNPETGAFYVGALFGFKEGENLLVDSHSGKAPFRSLDEQREAFFVSGENIAIDRASPRLSEVSGEPLFDEDGGATSTTRHMQRLLGQIVAGQQEAERFIATLNRLGIIQPIDISLRFDDGETIELAGLYTVSLDRLHDLDDASVLALFRKGDLQLAYCVAASLKQVPVLAERRNQMLTRAG, from the coding sequence ATGGACGCGGCACTCGAAATTCTGGATTCGCAGGCCCATCGGCACCTGCGTTTAGGCGCGATTTCGCCGGAAACGCGCAACTTCGTGCCGGTCCTGCCGTCGGAATTTGCGGCGGCTGCGGCGGTCTGCCCGATTCTCTTTGCGAAGAACCCGGAAACCGGCGCTTTCTATGTCGGCGCCCTGTTCGGCTTCAAGGAAGGCGAAAATCTGCTGGTCGACTCGCATTCCGGCAAGGCGCCTTTCCGCTCGCTCGATGAGCAGCGTGAGGCCTTCTTCGTGTCCGGTGAGAATATCGCGATCGACCGGGCCAGCCCCCGCCTGAGCGAAGTGTCCGGCGAGCCTTTGTTCGATGAGGATGGCGGGGCGACATCGACCACGCGGCATATGCAGCGGTTGCTTGGGCAGATTGTCGCCGGCCAGCAGGAGGCCGAGCGCTTCATCGCCACGCTCAACCGTTTGGGCATCATTCAACCGATCGATATCTCGCTGCGGTTCGACGATGGCGAAACCATTGAGCTGGCGGGCTTGTACACGGTCAGCCTCGATCGGTTGCACGATCTTGACGATGCCAGCGTGCTGGCGCTGTTCCGCAAAGGCGATCTTCAGCTTGCCTATTGCGTCGCCGCATCGCTCAAGCAGGTTCCGGTGCTGGCCGAGCGTCGCAACCAGATGCTGACCCGGGCCGGTTGA
- a CDS encoding FadR/GntR family transcriptional regulator — MTISTQDNSASGNGGLSDTPTGLPRSAKGSGRRLRGAVAHYLGSAIVSGRIAPGERLTGEIENAEALDVSRSAYREAIQVLTAKGLVESRPKAGTRVLPRSHWNLLDPMVLAWAFGGEPDVNYVRDLFELRAIVEPEAARLAAKRRDRNDVAAMKDALTRMRRFTLATEQGREADRDFHSALLACTGNAVLMTLSASIGAAVNWTTQFKQRSVGLPRDPVPDHMRVYDAIAAGDADAAAEAMQVLVQLALDDTRAAMQRPAEGEPGDLP; from the coding sequence ATGACTATCAGCACGCAGGATAACAGCGCGTCCGGGAACGGGGGTTTGAGCGACACCCCGACCGGGCTCCCCCGCTCGGCGAAGGGGTCAGGACGCCGGCTCCGCGGGGCTGTGGCTCATTATCTCGGCTCGGCCATCGTCTCCGGACGGATCGCGCCGGGCGAGCGGCTGACGGGCGAGATTGAGAATGCCGAGGCGCTGGACGTTTCCCGCAGTGCCTATCGCGAGGCCATTCAGGTGCTGACCGCCAAGGGGCTGGTGGAAAGCCGCCCCAAGGCCGGCACGCGCGTGCTGCCGCGCAGTCACTGGAACCTGCTCGATCCGATGGTGCTGGCCTGGGCGTTCGGCGGCGAGCCGGATGTGAATTATGTGCGCGACCTGTTCGAGCTGCGGGCAATCGTCGAGCCGGAGGCCGCGCGCCTCGCCGCCAAGCGGCGGGATCGCAATGATGTTGCCGCGATGAAGGATGCGCTGACCCGGATGCGCCGCTTCACGCTGGCGACCGAGCAAGGGCGGGAAGCGGACCGGGATTTCCACAGCGCCTTGCTTGCCTGCACCGGCAACGCCGTGCTCATGACGCTCAGCGCCAGTATCGGTGCGGCCGTCAACTGGACGACCCAGTTCAAGCAGCGGTCCGTCGGCCTTCCGCGCGACCCGGTGCCCGATCATATGCGCGTGTACGATGCGATTGCCGCCGGGGACGCAGATGCGGCGGCGGAGGCCATGCAGGTTCTCGTGCAACTCGCCCTTGATGACACACGGGCGGCGATGCAGCGTCCGGCGGAGGGCGAGCCAGGCGACCTCCCGTGA
- a CDS encoding OmpA family protein, translating into MNTLSTSSKLLMTLALMTGVASGSVLAQTETAPEADVSTTVYTDSAQMTAGPEIEGIISARNGDQLQITSTDGTRNTVTVNSSTRITASGGFLGLNRDQLGADQLLNGLPVKVDTLQGGGGLVASKIDLKNRDLRTAEMIRNGTSQRFEEQTAATDALRARMGDIDKYNIKSTTNVNFDTGKAVLSPMAKQNLCATAAQAEATENALLLVVGYTDSTGDPEFNQTLSEKRAASVLNYLQQTCKWKPYRMLAPAGMSLSDPVADNATPEGKAQNRRVEVHVLVSKAVDGA; encoded by the coding sequence ATGAATACCCTTTCCACCAGTTCCAAGCTTCTTATGACGCTGGCCTTGATGACCGGCGTGGCGTCCGGCAGCGTGCTCGCGCAGACCGAAACCGCCCCTGAGGCGGATGTCTCGACGACGGTTTACACCGATTCCGCGCAGATGACGGCCGGCCCGGAGATCGAGGGGATTATCTCCGCGCGCAATGGCGACCAGCTGCAGATCACCTCGACCGATGGCACGCGCAACACGGTCACCGTCAACAGCTCGACCCGCATTACCGCCAGCGGCGGCTTCCTTGGCCTCAATCGCGATCAGCTGGGTGCCGATCAGCTCCTGAACGGCCTGCCGGTCAAGGTCGACACGCTGCAGGGCGGCGGCGGTCTGGTCGCCAGCAAGATCGACCTCAAGAACCGCGATCTGCGTACGGCGGAAATGATCCGCAACGGCACCTCGCAGCGCTTTGAGGAGCAGACGGCCGCCACCGACGCCCTGCGCGCCCGCATGGGTGATATCGACAAGTATAACATCAAGAGCACGACCAACGTGAACTTCGACACCGGCAAGGCGGTGCTCTCGCCGATGGCCAAGCAGAACCTCTGCGCCACTGCCGCGCAGGCTGAGGCGACCGAGAATGCCCTGCTGCTCGTGGTCGGCTACACGGACTCGACCGGCGACCCGGAATTCAACCAGACGCTGAGCGAGAAGCGCGCGGCGAGCGTGCTCAATTATCTGCAGCAGACCTGCAAGTGGAAGCCATACCGCATGCTCGCCCCGGCCGGCATGTCGCTCTCCGATCCGGTCGCTGATAACGCCACGCCGGAAGGCAAGGCCCAGAACCGTCGCGTGGAAGTCCATGTGCTGGTCAGCAAGGCGGTCGACGGCGCCTAA
- a CDS encoding esterase family protein yields MKTSAIHAALLAGLCLATPAAPALAQVATNAPAPVPGAPKVTLERIKVHSPAIAGNLEGESADRNVIVVLPPSYAANRAKRYPVVYALHGYSIGAEQWIGEIHVPQVIEGALAKGAQEMILVFPDSKTIHNGSMYSSSATTGDFERFISHDLIAYIDSHYRTLASPRSRGLVGHSMGGYGAARIGMKHADQFGALYLMSPCCLSARDAFALDEAGLAQIAAVKSPADSANLPFPLRAQLAVGAAWSPNPKKPPLYLDLPGGDEAQRNAILAKWAANAPLAFVDQYIGALKGYAAIAMDVGDQDSLKTDTETLHKVLDSYGIANSFTLYEGTHTSHVAFRFQDHVLPFFSAHLVSKAGAAR; encoded by the coding sequence ATGAAGACAAGCGCAATTCACGCGGCCCTGCTGGCAGGTCTGTGCCTGGCGACGCCTGCCGCGCCGGCTCTGGCGCAGGTTGCCACCAACGCGCCGGCGCCGGTGCCGGGCGCGCCGAAGGTGACGCTCGAGCGAATCAAGGTCCATTCCCCGGCCATCGCAGGGAATCTGGAAGGCGAGTCTGCCGATCGCAATGTCATCGTCGTCCTGCCGCCCAGTTATGCCGCCAATCGGGCCAAACGATATCCGGTCGTCTACGCTCTGCACGGCTATTCCATCGGCGCTGAGCAGTGGATCGGCGAAATCCATGTGCCGCAAGTGATCGAGGGTGCGCTGGCCAAGGGCGCGCAGGAGATGATCCTGGTCTTCCCGGACAGCAAGACCATTCACAATGGCTCGATGTACTCAAGCTCGGCGACAACCGGCGACTTTGAGCGGTTCATCTCGCACGATCTCATCGCCTATATCGACAGCCACTATCGCACGCTGGCGAGCCCGCGGAGCCGTGGCCTCGTCGGCCATTCCATGGGCGGCTATGGTGCGGCACGGATCGGCATGAAGCACGCCGATCAGTTTGGGGCGCTCTATCTGATGAGCCCGTGCTGCCTGTCCGCGCGCGATGCCTTTGCGCTGGATGAAGCCGGGTTGGCGCAGATCGCGGCGGTCAAATCCCCCGCTGACTCCGCGAACCTGCCATTCCCGTTGCGGGCGCAGCTTGCGGTCGGCGCGGCCTGGTCGCCCAACCCCAAAAAGCCGCCGCTCTATCTCGATCTTCCGGGCGGCGATGAGGCGCAGCGCAATGCCATTCTGGCAAAATGGGCGGCCAATGCGCCATTGGCCTTTGTCGACCAATATATCGGCGCGCTGAAAGGCTATGCCGCGATCGCGATGGACGTCGGCGATCAGGATAGTCTCAAGACCGATACCGAGACGCTGCACAAGGTCCTCGATTCCTACGGCATCGCCAACAGCTTCACCCTCTATGAGGGCACGCACACCAGCCATGTCGCGTTCCGATTCCAGGACCATGTGCTGCCGTTCTTCAGCGCGCATCTGGTTTCCAAGGCCGGCGCGGCCCGATGA
- a CDS encoding NPCBM/NEW2 domain-containing protein encodes MVDSLAPTGRWSIYSGGHAPLPPMGWNSWNAFTSDIDEAKLMASARVIVESGLAAKGYRYINIDDGWWLKRRQPDGRMLIRTETFPSAATAGGGNSFRPLTDKLHAMGLKAGIYSDIGRNSCGQVFTSTFPNQPEGTVLEREVGLYGNVDQDIALYFKEWGFDLIKVDACGIRGLPPSDPRVKAGQYRGLDPLIDVESLGRTDIPAVKGLYDEVRQALERHNPDQDYVYSLCLWGSADSRAWSRTVGNMSRTSEDIFPTWSRMLHNLDSVAHRPLYGHPGSWNDPDMLFVGTGDFDMTNPVRARSHMALWAMVNAPLIIGYDLRKASPQMLAILGNERIVALNQDPAGNQAVLAFDSQDVQIFVKTLADGDKAVAVFNRTAAPAKAVLTADHLKFATSAPVRLTDLWQGADRQFTGEQALDLAPYETLIFRAEGARRLVGGLYLSEQPSRVNPAQDGVVVPEADPQVYRGLLPWRGTKGGGERTQYGGWGGARLDQTPFGQALSVAGTHFETGLGILANSRVEVRNEGFRRFVASVGVDDSARSRQQPVTFLVYGDGKLLARSKPAQAGEAAQSFDVSIDGVRIIELVARTAQAERFPDPVTWGDAALME; translated from the coding sequence ATGGTTGATTCGCTGGCGCCCACGGGGCGCTGGAGCATCTATAGCGGCGGGCACGCCCCGCTGCCGCCAATGGGCTGGAACAGCTGGAACGCCTTCACCAGCGATATCGACGAAGCCAAGCTGATGGCCTCGGCGCGGGTGATCGTGGAGAGCGGCCTCGCCGCAAAAGGCTATCGCTACATCAACATCGATGATGGCTGGTGGCTCAAGCGCCGCCAGCCGGATGGCCGGATGCTCATCAGGACCGAGACTTTTCCCTCGGCGGCGACCGCAGGCGGCGGCAACAGCTTTCGGCCGCTCACTGACAAGCTGCACGCCATGGGCCTCAAGGCCGGCATTTATTCCGATATCGGCCGTAATTCCTGCGGGCAGGTGTTCACATCGACCTTCCCCAACCAGCCCGAAGGCACGGTGCTGGAGCGCGAAGTGGGGCTCTATGGTAATGTCGATCAGGACATCGCACTCTACTTCAAGGAATGGGGCTTTGACCTCATCAAGGTCGACGCCTGCGGTATTCGCGGGCTGCCACCCAGCGACCCGCGCGTGAAGGCAGGGCAGTATCGCGGCCTCGATCCGCTGATCGACGTGGAGTCGCTCGGGCGGACCGACATACCGGCCGTCAAGGGGCTGTATGACGAGGTGCGGCAGGCGCTGGAGCGGCACAATCCCGACCAGGATTATGTGTATTCGCTGTGCCTGTGGGGATCGGCGGACTCGCGGGCATGGTCCCGGACGGTCGGCAACATGTCCCGCACCAGCGAGGATATCTTCCCCACCTGGAGCCGGATGCTGCACAATCTCGACAGCGTCGCGCATCGCCCGCTCTATGGTCACCCCGGCTCCTGGAATGACCCCGACATGCTGTTCGTCGGCACCGGGGATTTCGACATGACCAACCCCGTCCGTGCGCGCTCGCACATGGCGCTGTGGGCCATGGTCAATGCGCCGCTGATCATCGGCTATGATCTGCGCAAGGCCTCGCCGCAGATGCTGGCGATCCTCGGCAATGAGCGGATCGTCGCGCTCAATCAGGACCCCGCAGGCAATCAGGCGGTGCTCGCCTTCGATTCGCAGGATGTGCAGATTTTCGTGAAGACGCTTGCCGATGGCGACAAGGCGGTCGCGGTTTTCAACCGCACGGCCGCGCCCGCCAAGGCGGTGCTGACGGCGGATCATCTGAAGTTCGCGACCAGTGCGCCGGTCAGGCTGACCGATCTCTGGCAGGGCGCAGACCGCCAGTTCACCGGCGAGCAAGCCCTCGACCTCGCACCCTATGAGACGCTGATCTTTCGCGCAGAGGGCGCGCGGCGGCTCGTTGGCGGGCTTTATCTTTCCGAGCAGCCGTCACGGGTCAATCCTGCGCAGGATGGCGTGGTCGTGCCGGAGGCGGACCCGCAGGTGTATCGCGGACTCCTCCCCTGGCGCGGGACCAAGGGTGGAGGCGAGCGCACGCAATATGGCGGCTGGGGCGGGGCACGGCTGGACCAGACGCCGTTCGGGCAGGCGCTATCCGTTGCTGGCACGCATTTCGAGACCGGCCTTGGCATTCTCGCCAATTCGCGGGTGGAGGTGCGTAACGAGGGGTTCCGGCGCTTCGTCGCCTCCGTGGGAGTGGATGACTCCGCGCGCTCCCGCCAGCAGCCGGTGACATTCTTGGTCTATGGGGATGGCAAGCTGCTCGCCCGCTCCAAGCCGGCCCAGGCGGGGGAAGCGGCGCAGTCGTTTGATGTCTCGATTGACGGCGTTCGCATCATTGAGCTGGTCGCCCGGACGGCGCAGGCTGAGCGCTTTCCCGACCCGGTGACCTGGGGCGACGCGGCGCTGATGGAATAG